One segment of Solanum lycopersicum chromosome 1, SLM_r2.1 DNA contains the following:
- the LOC138341888 gene encoding uncharacterized protein yields MAMIEDPDSKLSYYGTIELLYFFSEGTGFTSFGAKATLTEATTVATNEAFGLANRGTVGIANKCPLETTALDLVRYRFSYLSVEDENKLRGLVKVPDSQCDEPVDCQLDKVQKVGALFPTMSESGTSPTNDKEFKESPDEFNRVSACESAKEIWDCLKTAHEGTEQVKESKIDLLTSRYENFKMTEGETIHEMFTKLSSITNELTSLSEPINMSKQVKKVLRILPKSWESKVDVITEAKDLKVMTMDALIGNLKTHEINRNHDLSKKECPLVKNENKEHQKSRSDKEKRRDLVLGKNDRKAVANYVVKKALSAWGDSSSDSEDPDEPNNVSMVAVHEEETIFNEMFALMAHAENEEEDDKVTLLDMKNDLNNYSLKKLRTLAKVMIDSVIELTSERDIMNAELDSLTENKVKLEEKMPKMVSLESDNTELKNQLNQITEEAEKLNGMSNGLQVEIEEKLKNSEKNLGLSLEKSNKLGKDIVKLKEELEKSLKWTKSSKHLKGERAGWRNSHERLSNYGERQNLSKERHGPPKSVSTDRFSKKKYVTAPMSFVSERSSSQCWYMDSGCSKYMTGDIKNFLSLKTLQGGGVSFGDGKKGYILGVGKVGRSLEDSIDNVYNVDGLKYSLLSVSQICNKGNEVKFTSEKCTVVSLTTKRVNLTAFRSKNMYVANLETSYGDDLACLSAQNENADLWHRRLGHVSSSLLNKLISKDLV; encoded by the exons ATGGCGATGATTGAAGATCCCGATAGCAAGCTATC CTATTATGGGACTATAGAGCTTCTATACTTTTTCTCCGAAGGGACAGGATTCACTA GTTTTGGTGCAAAAGCAACGCTGACGGAGGCCACGACTGTTGCCACCAATGAAGCCTTCGGCCTGGCAAACAGAGGCACAGTTGGTATTGCTAATAAATGTCCCCTTGAAACTACGGCTCT ggaccttgtAAGGTACCGGTTTTCTTACTTGAGTGTTGAAGATGAAAACAAACTCAGGggccttgtaaaggtaccagacTCTCAATGTGACGAGCCGGTTGACTGCCAGCTGGATaaggtacagaaagtaggtgcactcTTCCCAACGATGTCAGAAAGTGGGACTTCTCCAACCAATGAcaaagagtttaaggaaa GTCCTGATGAGTTCAATCGTGTTTCAGCTTGTGAGTCTGCTAAAGAAATTTGGGATTGTTTAAAGACAGCTcatgaaggaactgaacaagtcaaGGAATCAAAGATTGATTTGCTTACCTCACGGTATGAAAACTTCAAAATGACGGAAGGAGAAACCATTCATGAGATGTTCACAAAATTGTCCTCCATTACTAATGAGCTGACAAGTCTTAGTGAACCTATCAACATGAGCAAACAAGTCAAAAAAGTGCTTCGAATTCTTCCAAAGTCCTGGGAAAGCAAGGTTGATGTCATCACTGAAGCTAAAGATTTGAAGGTGATGACAATGGATGCTCTCATTGGAAATCTAAAGACACATGAGATAAATCGAAATCATGATTTATCAAAGAA AGAGTGTCCTCTGgtcaaaaatgaaaacaagGAACATCAAAAATCAAGAAGTGACAAAGAGAAGAGAAGGGACCTAGTACTCGGTAAGAATGATCGAAAGGCTGTTGCTAACTATGTGGTCAAAAAGGCTCTTTCTGCATGGGGTGACTcttcaagtgattcagaagatcCTGATGAACCAAATAATGTGTCTATGGTGGCTGTGCATGAAGAGGAAACCattttcaatgaaatgtttgctctcatggctcatgcagaaaatgaagaagaggatgacaaggtaactcttcttgatatgaaaaatgatctgaataattattctcttaaaaaattgagaacattGGCAAAAGTTATGATTGATTCTGTAATTGAGTTAACCTCTGAAAGAGACATCATGAATGCTGAACTTGACagtttaactgaaaacaaagttaaactgGAGGAGAAAATGCCAAAAATGGTGTCTCTAGAGTCTGATAACACTGAACTTAAAAACCAGTTGAATCAGATaactgaagaagctgaaaagctAAATGGAATGTCAAATGGCTTACaagttgaaattgaagaaaaattgaaaaactctgaGAAAAATCTGGGATTGTCCTTGGAGAAGAGCAACAAATTAGGAAAGGATATTgtcaaacttaaggaagaacttgaaaaatctcttaagtggACAAAATCCTCTAA GCACTTAAAGGGAGAGCGTGCTGGCTGGAGAAACTCTCATGAAAGACTCTCTAATTATGGTGAAAGGCAAAACTTATCAAAAGAGAGACATGGTCCTCCAAAGTCTGTTTCAACTGatagattttcaaagaaaaaatatgtcacTGCTCCGATGTCCTTT gtgagtgagaggagcagcagtcaatgttggtatatggacagTGGATGCTCTAAATATATGACTGGTGACATCAAAaatttcctctcactcaagacactTCAGGGAGGAGGCGTCTCTTTTGGTGATGGAaagaaggggtacattttgggagttggtAAAGTGGGAAGGtctcttgaagattcaattgacaatgtgtATAATGTTGATGGGTTGAAGTACAGTCTTTTGAGCGTGTCTCAAATTTGTAACAAAGGAAATGAAGTCAAGTTTACTTCTGAGAAGTGCACTGTGGTTAGTCTAACTACAAAGAGGGTAAATCTCACTGCTTTCAGAAGTAAAAACATGTATGTGGCCAACTTAGAAACGTCTTATGGAGATGATCTGGCATGTCTTAGtgctcaaaatgaaaatgctgATCTTTGGCATCGTAGGCTAGGGCATGTGAGCTCATCTTTATTGAACAAACTGATTTCTAAGGACCTGGTCTGA